The Papaver somniferum cultivar HN1 chromosome 3, ASM357369v1, whole genome shotgun sequence genome includes a region encoding these proteins:
- the LOC113358654 gene encoding uncharacterized protein LOC113358654 encodes MLFCTKMIRHLYHNKRLMMAICGSGDFGYEVHRMLLGLVSDQDSSEQIKGYLKSCMTEVRKKWPHLEDTGILAVWYDFDDQDRPAPILFECNSSNLSVTVNITQRGYSFGGSCDSDILSYVQLHHDTRCRTSFGTRVYLYCCRESEGLEEKQSYG; translated from the exons ATGTTGTTTTGCACTAAAATGATTCGTCACTTATACCATAATAAAAGATTGATGATGGCAATTTGCGGGAGCGGGGATTTCGGTTACGAAGTTCACAGGATGCTGCTTGGATTG GTGTCTGATCAAGATTCATCTGAACAAATAAAAGGTTATTTGAAGAGCTGTATGACTGAGGTGAGGAAGAAGTGGCCTCACTTAGAAGACACTGGTATATTAGCTGTTTGGTATGACTTTGATGATCAAGACCGGCCAGCTCCCATACTTTTCGAGTGCAACTCGTCTAATTTGTCAGTCACGGTCAATATAACTCAAAGAGGCTATTCATTTGGTGGTTCTTGTGACAGCGATATCCTGTCATATGTACAACTCCACCATGACACGAGATGCCGGACTTCGTTTGGTACACGAGTGTACCTCTATTGCTGCAGGGAGAGCGAAGGCTTAGAGGAGAAACAGAGCTACGGGTGA
- the LOC113358655 gene encoding uncharacterized protein LOC113358655 — protein sequence MVFLRFEKDITWLVSRVPFAVRVKGNMYFQKLKWDQFSISTYKHHKTGRCNEYQGKTIMKGPPGIETAPFLSVITIRFWLPCYLVLDFYGSSEDFSTTLRFYKLLLQLF from the exons ATGGTATTTCTCAGATTCGAAAAAGACATCACTTGGCTTGTTTCCAGGGTTCCTTTTGCGGTTAGGGTGAAGGGGAATATGTACTTCCAGAAATTGAAGT GGGACCAATTTTCAATATCAACTTACAAGCATCACAAGACAG GACGATGCAATGAATATCAAGGCAAGACCATCATGAAGGGGCCACCTGGGATAGAAACAGCACCGTTTCTTTCAGTCATTACCATTAGATTTTGGTTGCCATGTTATCTTGTTTTGGATTTCTATGGAAGTTCCGAAGATTTTAGTACAACTCTGAGGTTCTACAAATTGTTATTACAACTCTTTTGA